One genomic window of Streptomyces sp. WP-1 includes the following:
- a CDS encoding phosphatase PAP2 family protein: protein MAQTETPGTEVAPRTRLRWWTELPLLLLVYGCYSAGRLLVRGDVDDAVDHGLALLRAEKLLHLNAEHPLNRLFTREPWLGIPADFWYASLHYLVTPAILIWLFRNRAEYYRRARAWLMTSTFIGLIGFTLVPTCPPRLLAADEGFVDTMAHYSSYGWWGGDASAPRGLGGMTNQYAAMPSLHVGWALWCGVMLWRHGGTRLTKVLAVLYPLGTALVVMGTANHYLLDALAGIAVMGVGHLLAPRVLRAVDLVRARLFKGFGAVAEAGGSAIVSGGCQTSAGERIPRQRESRPGAAAEPDPSPTDAGDGAPAAAR from the coding sequence ATGGCGCAGACCGAGACACCGGGCACCGAGGTGGCGCCCCGCACCCGGTTGCGCTGGTGGACCGAGCTGCCGCTGCTCCTGCTGGTCTACGGCTGCTACTCGGCCGGCCGCCTCCTGGTACGCGGCGACGTCGACGACGCCGTGGACCACGGCCTGGCGCTGCTGCGCGCCGAGAAGCTGCTCCACCTGAACGCCGAGCACCCTCTCAACCGCCTGTTCACCCGCGAGCCCTGGCTCGGGATACCCGCGGACTTCTGGTACGCCTCGCTGCACTACCTGGTCACGCCCGCGATCCTGATCTGGCTGTTCCGCAACCGCGCGGAGTACTACCGGCGGGCCCGCGCCTGGCTGATGACGTCCACGTTCATCGGACTGATCGGCTTCACCCTGGTGCCGACCTGCCCGCCCCGGCTGCTCGCCGCGGACGAGGGCTTCGTGGACACCATGGCCCACTACAGCTCGTACGGCTGGTGGGGCGGCGATGCCAGCGCCCCGCGCGGCCTGGGCGGCATGACCAACCAGTACGCGGCGATGCCGAGCCTGCACGTCGGCTGGGCGCTGTGGTGCGGGGTGATGCTGTGGCGGCACGGCGGCACCCGGCTCACCAAGGTGCTGGCCGTGCTCTACCCGCTGGGCACCGCGCTGGTCGTCATGGGCACCGCCAACCACTACCTCCTGGACGCGCTCGCCGGCATCGCCGTGATGGGCGTCGGCCACCTGCTCGCGCCGCGTGTGCTGCGGGCCGTCGACCTGGTCCGGGCCCGGCTGTTCAAGGGCTTCGGAGCCGTCGCGGAGGCCGGGGGTTCCGCGATTGTCAGTGGCGGATGCCAGACTTCCGCGGGTGAGCGAATTCCACGGCAGCGCGAGTCGCGGCCCGGCGCCGCAGCCGAGCCCGATCCCTCCCCCACGGACGCGGGCGACGGGGCTCCGGCAGCGGCTCGCTGA
- a CDS encoding histidine phosphatase family protein, with product MAPRILLARHGQTAWSLSGKHTGRTDVPLLEEGRHGAKLLGERLHRAPLDGLPGVAVRTSPLVRAAETCALAGFGERAEPWDALLEWDYGAYEGLTPAEIQAIRPGWLIWRDGVPEGESVAEVTARADEVVTWARSADRDVLLFAHGHILRSLAARWLGFPLDFGARIRLNPTSLSVLGWAYGEPALENWNDVGHLAG from the coding sequence ATGGCACCGCGCATCCTGCTGGCCCGGCACGGACAGACGGCCTGGTCGCTGTCCGGCAAGCACACCGGCAGGACCGATGTGCCGCTCCTTGAGGAGGGCCGGCACGGCGCGAAGCTGCTCGGCGAACGCCTGCACCGGGCGCCGCTGGACGGGCTGCCCGGCGTGGCGGTCCGCACCAGCCCGCTCGTGCGCGCCGCGGAGACCTGCGCGCTGGCCGGGTTCGGGGAGCGGGCCGAGCCCTGGGACGCGCTGCTGGAGTGGGACTACGGCGCGTACGAGGGCCTGACCCCGGCCGAGATCCAGGCGATCCGCCCCGGCTGGCTGATCTGGCGCGACGGCGTCCCGGAGGGGGAGAGCGTCGCCGAGGTCACCGCCCGCGCGGACGAGGTCGTCACCTGGGCCCGCTCCGCCGACCGCGATGTCCTCCTCTTCGCCCACGGCCACATCCTGCGCTCCCTGGCCGCACGCTGGCTGGGCTTCCCTCTCGACTTCGGGGCCCGCATCCGCCTGAACCCGACGTCCCTGTCGGTCCTGGGCTGGGCATACGGCGAACCGGCACTGGAGAACTGGAACGACGTGGGCCACCTGGCGGGCTGA
- a CDS encoding spermidine synthase: MGRSRNPRRAAAATAAVEEAVDGGLARLVPDPDRGRAWTLLIDGAPQSHVDLDDPGYLSFEYQRRIGHVIDLAAPPGKPVHAVHLGGGALTLARYLAATRPRSTQQVVERDARLVQLVRRELPLDPNARIRVRSTDARAGLGKVPDGWADLIVADVFSGARTPAHLTSTEFLDEVRRALKPSGIYAANLADGPPLAHLRGQIATAAARFAELALIADAAVLRGKRFGNAILVASDLPLPLPELTRRAASDPHTARVEHGRQLTDFTGGALPVTDAAAVDSPAPPPSVFR; the protein is encoded by the coding sequence ATGGGCAGGTCCAGGAACCCGCGGCGCGCAGCGGCCGCCACCGCCGCCGTGGAGGAAGCCGTCGACGGCGGTCTCGCACGGCTCGTCCCCGACCCGGACCGCGGCCGGGCCTGGACGCTGCTGATCGACGGGGCGCCCCAGTCGCACGTCGACCTGGACGACCCCGGGTACCTCTCCTTCGAGTACCAGCGCCGCATCGGCCATGTCATCGACCTCGCCGCCCCGCCCGGCAAGCCCGTGCACGCCGTGCACCTGGGCGGCGGCGCCCTCACCCTCGCCCGCTATCTCGCCGCCACCCGGCCCCGGTCCACCCAGCAGGTCGTGGAGCGGGACGCGCGCCTCGTGCAACTGGTGCGGCGGGAGCTGCCGCTGGACCCGAACGCCCGGATCCGGGTGCGGTCGACGGACGCCCGTGCGGGACTCGGCAAGGTGCCCGACGGCTGGGCCGATCTGATCGTCGCCGATGTCTTCAGCGGCGCCCGCACCCCCGCCCACCTCACCTCCACCGAGTTCCTGGACGAGGTGCGCCGCGCCCTGAAACCGTCCGGGATCTATGCCGCCAACCTCGCCGACGGCCCGCCGCTCGCCCATCTGCGCGGCCAGATCGCCACCGCGGCCGCCCGGTTCGCCGAACTCGCGCTGATCGCCGACGCGGCCGTACTGCGCGGCAAACGCTTCGGCAACGCGATCCTCGTCGCCTCCGACCTGCCGCTGCCGCTGCCCGAACTCACCCGGCGCGCCGCCTCCGACCCGCACACCGCCCGCGTCGAACACGGGCGTCAGCTCACCGACTTCACCGGCGGCGCGCTCCCGGTCACGGACGCGGCGGCCGTGGACTCCCCGGCGCCGCCGCCCTCGGTGTTCCGCTGA